From the Trifolium pratense cultivar HEN17-A07 linkage group LG4, ARS_RC_1.1, whole genome shotgun sequence genome, the window GTAAACTTCATAATAGGCAACAAAACAGAACTATGAACAtctaatttagggacatcaaggtaCATATATTCCATTTGGGACAACTTGGGAAATATATTccatttagggacattgagggacatgtattcaattttgcatctgaTGTGCCAAGGgacttctccacttacatttgaagttatgaattattcgcattgaaattgcattcagaccatcaattttagggacattgaggtacataaactcaatataaggacatcgagggacataaactcaatttagggacattgagggacatatactcaaatTTGCATCTAAAGCACCACAGCACACACAACCATCTTTCTTATTTACCGTTATGGAAAATCATTATCAAGGGTCATCTCGACTtgcatttcaagttatgaataaaatgttcatattcaaattgcatttagacCATAAAATAAGAATTCATGGTGCCATGAATTCAGTTTTATCAAATTATGGATCACATGATCCAAAGATCAAATAATGTATCCGATATCATTCgccgtcaattcaatttatcaaaatttcgaaccacataatccaaatatcaaatttcatatAGAATGCCATtctccgtcaattcaatttttctccgtcaattcaatttatcaAATATCGGACCAAATAATTCAtctccgtcaattcaatttatcaaatttagaccacataatccaaatatcaaattcCGTATCCAATGTAATTTGCCATCAATTCAGTTTATCAAGTTTCTaaccacataatcaaaatatcaaattccCCATCCAGTGTCATtctccgtcaattcaatttctcAAATTTAGGACCAcataatccaaatatcaaatttcgTATCCAATATCATTCGGGCACGATAGCATCATGTTTCcaatttatcaaattttgaaCCATATAGTgtcaaatatcatattttatatcaaGCCACAATAAAATCATATTTGAATACAATATTTTCTATCCAACGCAGCACAATACAACAATTCTAATTTATGGTATTTAAAACCGTGTAGGTTTAAATGTCAAATTTCAAATCCAAAGTTATCATCTCAATTTATCGGAATACATAAAGGTATTTCTATGATAAGAAGAACCCAATTTTCTCTCCTAGAATCTCAACAATATAACTGAATCCAATTTTCTAGAACAGTAGATATTGCACAAAAATAAAGCTATAATGAatcaaaaatggaaaaagaaagagaaatgaaccaaaataaaatttgagaagAGTTACAAAGGTTACCTTGAGAGACCGCAGATTCGTTGAATGTGGAATCAAGAAACTATATATTGTTTGTACTTTTTCTGCACGAATTCAAAAGACATTTCTAGGGTTTGAAGATTCTTCAAGAACATTGACGGGAAACACGAATCGTTTTCGTTTTCCTAATTGATTGCAAATTACACTGTAAGAAAACGACGGGCTTCCAGAATTCACCGTCGTCGTACAAGAAATGGAAGGTTGTGGATTTGGGAAGAAGGATTAGGGTTTGGAATGGGAATGGGAATGGCGGTGATCGGAGAGATTGAAAtggaaggttttttttttttttgacagtgaTTGAAATGGAAGGTTATTTATAAGTGTGACAGCTATACAGACTTCACAGACTTcttcaaatgtatttttttttataaataaaaatatttttaatgtgtattttcaatagtttatttgtttttagggattgcaaaaaaactcaaacccgagagacccacccgaactcaaacccaagtcaacggacgaaacccgatttgactgggtttgggtttgggttcgggtgacacccgataatatgggtgtgggtttggtatcagtcaaacccacacccgaaacccatacacccacccgaaatattttataattacctaattacccccatagtctccctcaatttccttggaagaccataaattttagttgtaatttaatttcttgaaagtatatgttgtaatttcttgaaagtctatctttgaatttctttggaagaccttaattttagttgtaatttaattcaaagtctatgatggaatttaatttcttaaatttgcaaattatttttaaatgtgttgtgggtttgggtggaaaaaacccgaactcaatgggtgtgggcgtgggtgttgttttgccacccgaacagtctttgggtttgggtttgggtttgggtgatgatttcgggtgtgggtttggtaagtgtcaaacccgcacccatgggcgcccgttgccatccctatttGTTTTGCtctttttaaaaagtttaaatGCAATTTTTGTCCTCTATTTTACTAAATCTATAATTTTGATCATTCTACTACCTTCGTTCCTAATTATACGATCACATTGAGAAATTGCAGAGATTAAGAAAGTGAGTTGCAACATTGAATTTGTTaacaattaatattgtttatgagttattgtttttctaaagtttttactataaattttagaaaaatatgcaTTTTAATTAGGGATATGTtggtaaagaaataattaatgccCATTAAAATATGAAAAGGATATTATAAAAAGGGAACaaagaaaaatgtaaatatCGTACTCCTAGAGCGGATATTACAAATTTGAAAACTCTTAtgcaaattctttttttttttttgccttagaCACCACTTCAGTGAAAAGTTCTTCTGCAAATGAATCGTACCACCATAACTTGTAGTCACAACAATAATGATCGGGTATTCCTCCACCCAAAGACACTCTAAAATGTGGATGTTATTGCTCACCTTATGGGTGATGGCCATTGGGGTTGGGGTGGATTTTGAGGAAGGAGGATGGTAGTTGGGTTGGAGCTGCGACCAAGGTGGTGCGAGGGCACAATGAAGTTGTCGAAGCAGAAGCAATAGGTATAGATGCAGCAATCGAATCTCTGGACAGAGTTGAACACCGATCCGTAATAATAGAGACGGATAATGAATCGGTCGTGAAGGCTGTGCTTTGTAGACGATACCCTAGGCTGTATTGGGGGCAATTAGCGAGAAAGATAAGAGAAACTGTGGATGAACTCTCAGATCTCTGTTCAATGGGTTAGTAGGGCAAAAAACGTTGGGCACATTGATAAGTCATATGCATACAGCAATAATAATATACAACATTCATTATGAAGGCGATGTTACACCAAATATTTCCTAGTACAATGGAAAAAAGGTGCCAAAGAGTACTACTACATGGTAGATTACAAGGCTGAAAATAATACAAAGGGAAAAGCAATTAATAACATACAATAAGTGAttattatgaaattaaaaatcagaAGTACTCCTCAGTCCTTCCCTTGAAACCAATTTGCCCAAAAGTGAGGGAGATGAACAGACCCAAGTGCCATAAGACCAGCCATAACCTGTTCATCATGTTTGTGATatacattattaattaattgaataattgcCATGTCTACTTGAAATTATATTCAAATGCAAATGATTAAATAACTTATAAGGTTTGATCCTTTATATTTATAAAGGCGTCAAAATTTAACACGAATGGTCCCATGGTCTAGCGGTTAGGACATTGGACTCTGAATCCAGTAACCCGAGTTCAAGTCTCGGTGGGAcctaaatttttgtttttttggttatttATGCTTTCTGAATCAGTTTTAGATTAGTCTATGATCACCTCCTCTATCACAACATAAAAAGTTGGCAAAGATACTCCAATAATCTCTTAACTTAATTTCAAGTAGTGATTTGATCATTTTCTTTTCAGTCATTTTGGTCTTCACTCATGTTTGCATATAGATTTTCAAGCTtcaaatatatatcattttccatagatttgaagcttgaaattcattttcaaacATGAGTGGAGGgttaaaatgaagagaaaaaaagataaatgactaaATCGTTATCAATAATAGGTCAAGGAACTTTAAGagtaattttgcctaaaaaaTAGGAAATGAAATATGATGtgattctttttttaataaccAAACGCTTAAGTGAGTTATACATACTAGCGTCACTATAAACCTTGCGTGACCTCGCAGTTCAAAGAGCTGACAAATATCTTATAAATTATCCATCAATTGTGGAAATTGAACTTCTTATCAATTGAATCAATCGGTGAATTGGCCAGATTCAAGTTTAACAAATTGGAACAGATTAGTTTGATACAATTTTTGAAACACTcatcaaacaaataaataaaaaaaaaaacttattaggCTTTCCCATTTACTAGGACAATCTCATAATATCCAACACCACACACTATATGTTGTTTTAAAAGACCAATCTCATAACATTTATGAGTGGCTTGTTAACCCTCTAGATCGTATGGTTCCATAGGGGTGGAAGTTTGGGTTGAGACATTTTTCAGCAAATGTAGTAGTACTACTTGTACTTTCTTCCATGTATGAACTTAGTACTATTTGTATCAATTTTTATGGTAGTgaggattttatttttgttaataaatattAGGATTATACTTATAGTGAGGATTTAACCATCACCTTCAACCAACATTAAAACTTTAGATTCCTTCCACTTCATTGTTTTCCTTTTCATCTATGATTTCACtttcattatattattaaatacgAAGTTTCTATATTTAGATGTCTTAATATGTACCCTTAGATAAGGGCACAAGTTAGCATGACACTTATTATGATCATAATTATAAGTTCCATAAAATGGAGAACCAAGTGAATGTAAAtaagaataaagaaaataaaaaagatagatTAGGTAATCAAGATGACTAACCAAAACTGTGAAGTAAGAGCAGGAGGAGTAGGGAAGTGAGCAAGTTCAGTTCCAATGCTATCAAAGAAAAGTCCAGTCAGACTTTTACCATCAATAGCTGGTATGCTAGATGGTGCCAACCAACCAATCAAACCAAAACCAATCACATTGAAATCTCTCCTTAGCCAATCCCTTTGGAAGCTACtttacaccataatatcatatGCCATAACAATTCACAAAAATAATGTcacaatatatttttcatcatcaAAATAAAGATTCATAAACATAACTCAATTAGTAGAAAGGAACGTTCATTATATATACAAGAGTCGGACTTCAAATTCAGGATTTCCTACTATTTCATCTTAAGAGAAGAATTTTTAGCAACTAAAGTacttttttgtcaagtagtctagctACTAGAAATTCCACTCTTAAGGTAGATAAGTGGAATGACCGGAGTTCGAATCTCgactcctacatatataatgcaatattaaTGCCAACCGGACTAAGCTCACGGGAGAGCAACTGAACTACtctacttgacaaaataaataaatattcattgatcacgatttatttaatttgaaaacCATATATATAATCAATCTACTCTACTAGAAATTCCACTCTTAAGGTAGATAAGTGGaatgaccggagttcgaacctcgactctgcatatataatacaatattcatgccaactgagttaaactcacggaCAGCAACTAAACTACtctacttgacaaaataaataaataaatattcattgatcacaatttatttaatttgaaaacCATATATAATCAATCTtatcttataataataataataataataataataataataataataataataataataataataataataataataactaaaaagtTACCATGTAACCCTCCCACCATTTCCTAGTGCCATGGCTTTACTCAAAGGATTCCTAGCAATCACTTGTGGTTTCAGAAATCCTACAAACAAAttacaattataattaattacaagcatataaaaaaagtatatgcTTAATTGTATATTAATGATGAAAGACTTACCTGAGGTGAGACGTGTTGCACCACCCATTCCTAGGATGGTTGGAAAGGTTGTTGTTGCCATTTTAGAATGTGATTTTGGAGTTGACAATGCAAAGAGATCTATATGAATTAGATTTGTAAGCAAAGTTGTGGTGATGGTAGTTTTTGatattattaatgttatttGTTTTCTATGAAATGGAATCGTTGCAAATAGATTGGGTTTGGATTGCGTTTACATGGATGCGATGGTTACTCAATGACAATATGCCACATTGGAGACTTTGGGATAAAGTGGGGTCTAAATTAATCCATTTGATTTTTCTTAGACACACATCGATCAATCCTTTGCTTGGTCACTCACTCCATCGAGCTAGGAGTACAAAATATTGGACCGTAATTCTAACTTAGTGTCTCtaaaaatggaaataaaaaaataagttttatattaaaattattactttttatatgtttaagagATTAATTATACAAGTTTTAAGATGGTTATATAGtgtcttttatatttaataagcTATTTACGTTATGTATATTAAAAAGTATCGGCATAAATTAAAGTGTTCGAATGTGTCATTAAATaaacaattataaatttaagattaattttgcataaaaataaatgaatttaaaattgactcaaaaagataaatttttaaaaaacagaagtaaaatacttttaaaaagataaagTTGAACTAATCTCATCGTCGTTAGCATGATCGGGGTTAGGTTTTCACCATGAGGACAAAAACCTCTTATTAGACTTAATTGAATGGTTCAACTCATCACGGTCCAATCAGAAACAAAAGTTCAATCAAATATTTCTATCAGTAAGTGTTTAATAACAATATACCATAATTATACAAGTTTTGTTTATATAGTGCCTGTTTAGATAAATAACTTGTACAATATTTAAAGTATTAGAGTTTTTAACAAGATAGCTTACATTATAAGTTTTACGTTATGTACATTAAGAAGTACTAGCATAAAGAAGAAGACAAAGCGAAAGATGCGAAAGAAAGAGAATCCTTAAATTCCAAGGTAATTCATTTAACTACATAATAACTCCATTCAAAATAAAACCACTCCTAGAGATATCGTAAGATGAGTCAATAA encodes:
- the LOC123921917 gene encoding photosystem I subunit O isoform X1: MATTTFPTILGMGGATRLTSGFLKPQVIARNPLSKAMALGNGGRVTCSFQRDWLRRDFNVIGFGLIGWLAPSSIPAIDGKSLTGLFFDSIGTELAHFPTPPALTSQFWLWLVLWHLGLFISLTFGQIGFKGRTEEYF
- the LOC123921917 gene encoding photosystem I subunit O isoform X2, which codes for MATTTFPTILGMGGATRLTSGFLKPQVIARNPLSKAMALGNGGRVTCFQRDWLRRDFNVIGFGLIGWLAPSSIPAIDGKSLTGLFFDSIGTELAHFPTPPALTSQFWLWLVLWHLGLFISLTFGQIGFKGRTEEYF